A window from Pseudostreptobacillus hongkongensis encodes these proteins:
- the fni gene encoding type 2 isopentenyl-diphosphate Delta-isomerase: MERKDDHIRYALMQKNEHNSFDKYELEYHSIPNFDISDIDISTKIGDLSLNFPFYINAITGGSVKGDKINKDLEYISKRTGIFLFPGSYSPFLGKDVSTYPKGQGSNLGIDKSVDKHLETISKSKSKIHQVHINPIQEILMPEGDENFKNWENNLKEIVKFSPVPIILKETGFGMNEKTIEKAISLGIKIIDISGKGGTDFSIIENMRRKKPKYYYQEMGYTTVDSLLYAQKYSNNIEFLASGGIRNPLDIVKSLAFGAKAVGLSKTFLELLETKGKEEVINIMLEWIEDIKYIMLLTNSKNISELKGKVKLKNDK, encoded by the coding sequence ATGGAACGTAAAGACGATCATATTAGATATGCATTAATGCAAAAAAATGAACATAACTCTTTTGATAAATATGAATTAGAATATCATTCTATACCTAATTTTGATATATCAGATATAGATATATCAACAAAAATAGGTGATCTTTCTTTAAATTTCCCTTTCTATATAAATGCAATAACAGGCGGAAGTGTTAAAGGTGATAAGATAAATAAAGATTTAGAATATATTTCTAAAAGAACAGGTATTTTTCTATTTCCAGGATCTTATTCTCCATTTTTAGGAAAAGATGTTTCAACTTATCCTAAAGGACAAGGATCTAATCTAGGAATTGATAAATCTGTAGATAAACATTTAGAAACTATATCTAAAAGTAAATCTAAAATACATCAAGTACATATTAATCCTATTCAGGAAATATTAATGCCTGAAGGAGATGAAAATTTTAAAAATTGGGAAAATAACTTAAAAGAAATAGTTAAATTTTCTCCAGTTCCTATCATTCTTAAAGAAACTGGATTTGGAATGAATGAAAAAACTATAGAAAAAGCTATATCTCTTGGAATAAAAATAATAGATATAAGTGGGAAAGGTGGAACAGATTTTTCTATTATAGAAAATATGAGACGCAAAAAACCTAAATACTATTATCAAGAAATGGGTTATACAACAGTGGATTCTCTTCTATATGCTCAAAAATATTCTAATAACATAGAATTTTTAGCTAGTGGTGGGATAAGAAACCCTTTAGATATAGTTAAATCTTTAGCCTTCGGTGCAAAAGCTGTCGGTCTTTCAAAAACTTTTCTTGAATTATTAGAAACCAAAGGTAAAGAAGAGGTTATAAACATAATGCTTGAATGGATAGAAGACATTAAATATATTATGTTATTAACAAATTCAAAAAATATATCAGAATTAAAAGGTAAGGTGAAATTAAAAAATGATAAATAA